The proteins below come from a single Sesamum indicum cultivar Zhongzhi No. 13 unplaced genomic scaffold, S_indicum_v1.0 scaffold00145, whole genome shotgun sequence genomic window:
- the LOC105179342 gene encoding 60S ribosomal protein L36-2-like, translating into MAPQQPNFGLFVGLNKGHITTKKELAPRPSDRKGKTSKRVHFARSLIREVVGFSPYEKRITELLKVGKDKRALKVAKRKLGTHKRAKRKREEMASALRKMRAPGGGEKKK; encoded by the coding sequence ATGGCGCCGCAACAGCCAAATTTTGGGCTCTTTGTGGGTTTGAACAAAGGGCATATCACTACCAAGAAAGAGCTTGCACCACGCCCCTCTGATAGAAAGGGGAAAACCAGTAAGCGAGTACATTTTGCCAGAAGTCTCATTAGGGAAGTTGTTGGGTTTTCTCCTTATGAGAAGCGAATCACGGAGCTTCTTAAAGTTGGAAAAGACAAGCGTGCACTGAAAGTTGCTAAAAGAAAGTTGGGCACCCACAAGAGAGCAAAGAGGAAGCGTGAGGAGATGGCATCCGCTCTTCGAAAAATGAGAGCTCCTGGAGGtggagagaagaagaaatag
- the LOC105179340 gene encoding 40S ribosomal protein S7-like, which yields MKMYTALQKIHKDKDAEPTEFEENVAQALFDLENTNQEIKSDLKDLYINSALQIDVSGSKKAVVIHVPYQLRKAFRKIHPRFVRELEMKFSGKEVVLIATRRILRPPKKGSAVQRPRTRTLTAVHEAMLEDIVYPAEIVGKRTRYRLDGSKIMKVFLDPKAKNDTENKLETFAGVYWKLSGKDVVFEFPVTEPRRPLTVSRFIVSAFFN from the coding sequence ATGAAGATGTATACCGCCTTACAAAAGATACACAAGGACAAGGATGCTGAGCCCACTGAATTTGAGGAGAATGTTGCTCAAGCACTATTTGATTTGGAAAATACCAACCAAGAGATTAAGAGTGACCTGAAAGACCTCTACATCAACTCTGCCTTGCAAATTGATGTTTCTGGAAGCAAGAAGGCTGTTGTGATCCATGTTCCTTATCAGTTGAGGAAGGCTTTCCGCAAGATTCATCCTAGGTTCGTGAGGGAGCTCGAGATGAAGTTCAGTGGAAAGGAAGTGGTTCTCATTGCTACCAGAAGGATACTGCGCCCACCAAAGAAGGGTTCAGCTGTTCAAAGGCCTCGAACACGCACACTTACCGCCGTGCATGAAGCCATGCTCGAGGATATTGTTTATCCTGCTGAGATTGTTGGAAAGCGCACCAGATACAGGCTCGATGGATCAAAAATCATGAAGGTTTTCTTGGACCCCAAAGCAAAGAATGACACTGAGAATAAGCTGGAGACATTCGCTGGGGTCTATTGGAAGCTTTCAGGGAAAGATGTTGTCTTTGAATTTCCTGTGACAGAGCCCCGAAGACCTCTTACTGTTTCTAGATTTATTGTTAGTGCTTTCTTTAATTGA